The following coding sequences lie in one Flavobacteriales bacterium genomic window:
- a CDS encoding rhomboid family intramembrane serine protease: MDKQELNKFINAIFYPAIFVVVISIIHFVQYAFDFNLHQFGIYPKDVKGLKGIVTAIFIHGNFNHLFNNAIPILILGSSLFYFYKPVALKIVVWIVLMGGFWTWIMAREAYHFGASGLIYGLFSFLLVSGFIRLNKQLIALSFFVVLVYGSMVWGIFPIKLEISYEAHFWGFVSGIILAIFYRKEGLQKEVFVWNEEQDDDEDEKIEYWKSGYDEENYTIDYKENENN; this comes from the coding sequence GTGGACAAACAAGAATTAAACAAGTTTATCAATGCCATTTTTTATCCTGCTATTTTTGTAGTAGTAATTTCTATTATTCATTTTGTTCAGTACGCATTTGATTTTAATTTACACCAATTTGGTATTTATCCTAAAGATGTAAAAGGTTTAAAAGGAATTGTTACGGCTATTTTTATTCACGGAAACTTCAATCATTTGTTTAATAATGCGATACCAATATTAATATTAGGCTCATCGTTATTTTACTTTTACAAACCAGTAGCACTTAAAATTGTAGTATGGATAGTTTTAATGGGTGGATTTTGGACTTGGATTATGGCTCGTGAGGCATATCATTTTGGAGCAAGTGGATTGATTTATGGCTTATTTTCTTTTTTATTGGTTAGCGGGTTTATTCGATTAAACAAACAGCTTATTGCACTTTCGTTTTTTGTAGTTTTAGTATACGGGAGCATGGTTTGGGGTATATTTCCAATAAAGTTAGAAATATCATACGAGGCTCATTTTTGGGGATTTGTTTCAGGAATAATTTTAGCGATATTTTATCGTAAAGAAGGTCTGCAAAAAGAAGTTTTTGTTTGGAATGAAGAGCAAGACGATGATGAAGATGAGAAAATAGAATATTGGAAATCGGGATACGATGAAGAAAATTATACCATTGATTACAAAGAGAATGAAAACAATTAG
- a CDS encoding insulinase family protein translates to MRKILLSAAIFSISMVAGAQNKIEFEQYKLKNGMNVILHEDHSTPIVAVTVLYHVGSKNENPERTGFAHFFEHLLFEGSENIGRGEYMKIVQSNGGILNANTSFDRTFYFEILPSNQLELGLWLESERMLHAKIDETGVETQREVVKEEYRQRYDNQPYGTFLPEMFKRGFEVHPYNWVPIGSLEHLNQAKIEEFRDFYKTYYVPNNATLSIAGDINKPELKKWIEKYFGEIPMGTKEMNRPKLVEPVKRKEVRDTIYDNVQLPAVMMGYHTPAQGTPDSYAVSMLAQILSQGKSSRLQKSIVDEQQKAIFVGAFPFPTEDPGMALMFGVTNMGVAINDLETAIDKEVEKVQTELISEEEFQKLKNQIENDMTTQNSKVEGIAENLANYAVYYGDANLINTEIDRYLKVTREDIKRVANEYFRKDNRVVLHYLPKSEKK, encoded by the coding sequence ATGAGAAAAATTTTATTGTCAGCTGCCATTTTTTCCATTTCAATGGTTGCAGGGGCGCAAAACAAAATTGAGTTTGAACAATACAAACTAAAAAATGGGATGAATGTTATTTTACATGAAGACCATTCAACTCCAATAGTAGCAGTAACGGTGTTGTATCATGTTGGTTCAAAAAATGAAAACCCTGAAAGAACTGGTTTTGCACATTTCTTTGAACATTTATTATTTGAAGGTTCTGAAAACATTGGAAGAGGTGAGTACATGAAAATTGTTCAAAGCAACGGAGGGATTTTAAATGCAAACACCTCATTCGATAGAACGTTTTACTTTGAAATTTTACCATCTAATCAATTGGAATTGGGTTTATGGTTAGAATCGGAAAGAATGTTGCATGCAAAAATTGATGAGACAGGTGTTGAAACTCAACGAGAAGTGGTAAAGGAAGAATATCGTCAGCGTTACGATAACCAACCTTACGGAACATTTTTACCAGAAATGTTTAAAAGAGGTTTTGAAGTTCATCCATATAACTGGGTTCCAATTGGGTCGTTAGAACATTTAAATCAAGCAAAAATTGAAGAGTTTAGAGATTTCTATAAAACGTATTATGTACCTAACAATGCTACTTTATCTATAGCTGGAGATATTAACAAACCAGAATTGAAAAAGTGGATTGAAAAATATTTCGGTGAAATTCCAATGGGAACGAAAGAAATGAATAGACCTAAATTGGTTGAGCCTGTTAAACGTAAAGAAGTTAGAGATACTATTTATGATAACGTCCAATTGCCTGCAGTTATGATGGGGTATCATACTCCAGCTCAAGGAACACCTGATTCTTATGCAGTAAGTATGTTGGCTCAAATTTTATCGCAAGGTAAAAGTTCTAGATTACAAAAAAGTATTGTTGATGAACAACAAAAAGCCATTTTCGTTGGAGCATTTCCTTTTCCTACCGAAGATCCAGGAATGGCTTTAATGTTTGGTGTAACCAATATGGGTGTTGCTATTAACGACTTAGAGACTGCAATCGACAAAGAAGTAGAAAAAGTTCAAACTGAATTGATTTCTGAAGAAGAATTTCAAAAATTAAAAAATCAGATAGAAAATGATATGACTACTCAGAATTCAAAAGTAGAAGGTATAGCCGAAAACTTGGCAAACTACGCTGTATATTATGGCGATGCAAATCTTATCAATACCGAAATTGATCGTTATTTAAAAGTTACTAGAGAAGACATTAAGCGAGTAGCCAACGAATATTTTAGAAAGGATAATAGAGTGGTTTTACACTATTTACCTAAATCAGAGAAAAAGTAA
- a CDS encoding insulinase family protein has translation MKKIISIVVATLFIGGVTFAQKKLDRSIKPKAGAAPVIKLGKTQSFTLENGLKVFVVENHKLPKVSFSLSLDVDPVLEGEMVGFKSATGELLGTKTQNRTKDQINEQVDFIGADLKPYADGIYASSLKKHQEKLLDLMSDVLMNAVFTQEELDKIKKQTISGIQSSKDNPDAIAGNVASALLYGKNHPYGEISTEKTVENITLEKCVDYYKTYFRPNVSYLAVVGDITLEEAKPLVEKYFAKWEKAEVPVNKFKTPMAPEKTTVAFVHKEGSTQSLINITYPISLKQNNPDVIKVKMLNSILGGGMTGRLFMNLREGHGYTYGAYSSINPDELVGRFNASAKVRNEVTDSAIIQFMVELRRIATEKVSEQELQDIKSYLTGTFAYSLQDPQTIANFALNIAKYKLPEDYYTTYLQKLNAVTVDDIKAVAEKYIKPDNAVILIIGDKAVAEKVKSFSADGKVSFYDNYGNDYVEALKQAPAGVTAQTVLDNAIKAKYGLPKGKALDKKLSKIKDLTVKMNASIQGQTIGVTRYQKAPNKFAMVMAMGTMVIQKQTFDGTVGKVSGMQGNKDVEGADLDDLKASSEMFAELNYEKHGIKHTLLGIEPLDGKEAYKMEKLSASGEKETVWYDVASGLQVKTMSVQTNEDMGGEFVVMGLYSDYKEVNGIKFAHKIKQSFGPQVLDMEVTSVEVNTKLGDEVFK, from the coding sequence ATGAAAAAAATTATATCAATAGTAGTTGCTACATTATTTATAGGTGGAGTAACATTTGCTCAAAAAAAATTAGACAGAAGCATTAAGCCAAAAGCTGGTGCAGCTCCAGTAATAAAATTGGGTAAAACACAATCTTTTACACTCGAAAATGGGTTAAAAGTGTTTGTAGTAGAAAATCATAAATTACCAAAAGTTTCTTTCTCTCTTTCGTTGGATGTTGATCCTGTATTAGAAGGCGAAATGGTTGGCTTTAAATCGGCTACTGGTGAATTGTTGGGTACTAAAACCCAAAACAGAACAAAAGACCAGATTAATGAGCAAGTTGATTTTATTGGAGCAGATTTAAAACCTTATGCTGATGGAATATACGCTTCATCATTAAAAAAACACCAAGAAAAATTATTGGATTTAATGTCTGATGTTTTAATGAATGCTGTTTTTACACAAGAGGAATTAGATAAAATTAAAAAACAAACCATTTCAGGTATTCAAAGTTCAAAAGACAATCCTGATGCAATTGCTGGAAATGTTGCTTCTGCTTTACTTTATGGTAAAAACCATCCTTATGGAGAAATTTCTACTGAGAAAACAGTTGAAAACATCACTTTAGAAAAATGTGTTGATTATTACAAAACTTATTTCAGACCAAATGTGTCTTATTTAGCAGTTGTTGGTGACATTACTTTAGAAGAAGCAAAACCGTTAGTAGAAAAATATTTTGCGAAATGGGAAAAAGCTGAAGTGCCAGTAAATAAATTTAAAACGCCAATGGCACCAGAAAAAACTACTGTTGCGTTTGTTCACAAAGAAGGTTCTACACAGTCATTAATAAACATTACATACCCAATTAGTTTAAAACAGAATAACCCTGATGTGATTAAGGTTAAAATGTTAAATTCAATTTTAGGTGGAGGAATGACTGGTAGATTGTTTATGAATTTACGTGAAGGACATGGGTATACTTATGGTGCTTATTCGTCAATTAATCCAGATGAATTAGTAGGTAGATTTAATGCTAGTGCTAAAGTTAGAAACGAGGTTACTGATAGTGCAATCATTCAATTTATGGTTGAATTAAGAAGGATTGCTACAGAGAAAGTTTCTGAACAAGAATTGCAAGATATTAAAAGTTATTTAACGGGAACATTTGCTTACTCGCTACAAGACCCTCAAACTATTGCCAATTTTGCTTTAAATATTGCAAAATATAAACTTCCAGAAGATTATTATACTACGTATCTACAAAAATTAAATGCAGTTACTGTTGATGACATTAAAGCTGTGGCTGAAAAATACATCAAACCTGATAATGCAGTAATTTTAATTATTGGAGATAAAGCTGTAGCTGAAAAAGTAAAATCTTTTAGTGCTGACGGTAAAGTTAGTTTTTACGATAATTATGGAAATGACTATGTAGAAGCTTTAAAACAAGCTCCTGCTGGTGTTACAGCACAAACAGTATTGGATAATGCAATAAAGGCAAAATATGGTTTGCCTAAAGGTAAAGCGTTAGATAAGAAATTAAGTAAAATTAAAGACCTTACTGTTAAAATGAATGCTTCAATTCAAGGACAAACCATAGGCGTTACACGTTACCAAAAAGCACCAAACAAATTTGCTATGGTTATGGCTATGGGTACTATGGTTATTCAAAAACAAACTTTTGATGGAACTGTTGGAAAAGTAAGTGGAATGCAAGGAAATAAAGATGTAGAAGGCGCTGATTTAGACGATTTAAAAGCAAGTTCTGAGATGTTTGCTGAGTTAAATTATGAAAAACATGGTATTAAACACACTTTATTAGGTATTGAGCCGCTTGATGGCAAAGAAGCTTACAAAATGGAAAAACTATCGGCTTCTGGTGAGAAAGAAACGGTTTGGTATGATGTAGCTTCAGGGTTACAGGTTAAAACCATGTCAGTTCAAACAAACGAAGATATGGGTGGTGAATTTGTGGTAATGGGTTTATATTCTGATTACAAGGAAGTAAATGGAATTAAATTCGCTCACAAAATTAAACAAAGCTTTGGTCCACAAGTGTTAGATATGGAAGTAACTTCGGTTGAAGTTAACACTAAGCTTGGTGATGAAGTATTTAAATAA